The window AATCATCTGGTTTATAGCCGGCCTCACATGTACATCACTCCCTGTCACCGGATTTCTGGTTTGGTGGGGAAAAAGAAAGAAAAAAGGAAAAAAAATATAATGAAAAAAGTGCTTTTATCAGCTGCCTGCTTAGGTACTACTGCTGTTTTTGCCCAGGTAAAAGATACGCTACAGACTAAACATGTGGATGAGGTTGTGATGACGGCCTCCAGAAAAAAGGAAAACATCAAAGAAGTTCCGAGCTCTGTTACCATTGTAGGAGAAAAACAGATTCAATCTCAGCTGACTGTTAACTCAGATATTACAAGCATACTGCAATATACAGTTCCCAGCTTAGGAACTAATTCCGGGCAGACTTCCAACTCCGGGCAGACCTTGAGAGGGCGCCAGGTCCTGGTGCTGATTGACGGGATTCCACAGTCTACTCCACTTCGCAACGGAGCAAGAGATCTAAGGACTATCGACCCTTCAGCCATCGAAAGAATTGAGGTGATCAAAGGGGCTTCTTCCATCTATGGTAACGGAGCAGACGGAGGAATCATCAATTATATTACAAAAAGAAACAAATCAGATAAAAAGATCTCCGGAATTTCACAGATCGGTCTTACAGGACAGCCTTACGGTGGTACTTTAGGAGTAAGAGCCAGCCAGCTTTTGTCCGGAAAGATCAATAAATTCGATTATACCCTTTCATTAGCGTACGAAAGAACAGGGTATACAAAAGATGCAGCCGGTGTTTTGATCAGCCCTACTTACAGCATTGCCAAGATGGACAATTATAACGGGTTATTGAAAATTGGCTACGATATCAACGAAAATCAAAGAATTGAAGCCTCTTACATTGGCTATTCTTCAAGATCAGACCTGAATGTAGGTTTAAAAACAGGAAAATACAGTATCACCCCTACCATTGGGGAAGGAATCGGAAAAGGATTGGAGACAACTCCGCAGGGAACTCCAAAAAACCACAATATCCGAGTGAGCTATGACAATAAGAACCTGTTTGCAGGAACTTCCCTGAATATCAATCTCTATTATCAGGATTTCAAAACCGTCTACGGATATAGTGACACCTTTTTCAATGGCGGACAGTCTAATGTCATTTCAAAGAAAGCCGGCGCACGATTCAATTTTGACACGCAGCTTTGGAACTCAGCCAGTTCTCAGGGAGAAATCATCTACGG of the Chryseobacterium aureum genome contains:
- a CDS encoding TonB-dependent receptor, whose amino-acid sequence is MKKVLLSAACLGTTAVFAQVKDTLQTKHVDEVVMTASRKKENIKEVPSSVTIVGEKQIQSQLTVNSDITSILQYTVPSLGTNSGQTSNSGQTLRGRQVLVLIDGIPQSTPLRNGARDLRTIDPSAIERIEVIKGASSIYGNGADGGIINYITKRNKSDKKISGISQIGLTGQPYGGTLGVRASQLLSGKINKFDYTLSLAYERTGYTKDAAGVLISPTYSIAKMDNYNGLLKIGYDINENQRIEASYIGYSSRSDLNVGLKTGKYSITPTIGEGIGKGLETTPQGTPKNHNIRVSYDNKNLFAGTSLNINLYYQDFKTVYGYSDTFFNGGQSNVISKKAGARFNFDTQLWNSASSQGEIIYGADILNDETVQKLEDGRFWTPNMNMTNIAPFVLAKIDLFKKLTIKGGLRYENIKVNVDDFNTLSTLKSDGTFTKSIPVAGGKLNYNALVGNIGIRYNIEPYINLFGSFSQAYSINELGRILRTSTSETIKSLETKPIIVNNYELGAAGQLSGWLTYELTSYVSTSKLGASFVQSPDRALMIQRSPEIVYGVEGFLHFNPANWIQFGGSYSWMEGITSVKDDGDYSTKINNSRISAPKVLAYVQTRPIPALSVGLDMLHSFKQNRFEPNAKTGLYAYGEGYVPEYTVFNFKSSYEVNNNWRLSLGIENLFNKVYQPAISWWTARDSDFTNALGMRGTFMIEYKF